One segment of Curtobacterium poinsettiae DNA contains the following:
- a CDS encoding urea amidolyase associated protein UAAP2, producing the protein MTDTTTHSPTSTVPVGAVHDPDVALDWSESLVPGTVVRDDRVAPLAPWSAVVRAGEVLTIVDVGGNQSADCLLYDAHDPDERYSVPDTLAAQGNAYVRTGTVLMSNEGHPLMTVVANEIDRQDTIGGACSKESNTLRYGHHTQYQHGCRENFLAEAGRHGLGARDIVSNLNWFMNVPVEADGALGIVDGMSAPGKRVAIRAERDVLVVVSNCPQMNNPCNDFSCTPLRMIVVQP; encoded by the coding sequence ATGACCGACACGACGACCCACTCCCCCACCTCCACCGTCCCGGTCGGAGCCGTCCACGACCCGGACGTCGCCCTCGACTGGAGCGAGTCCCTGGTGCCGGGCACCGTGGTCCGCGACGACCGGGTGGCCCCGCTCGCACCGTGGTCCGCCGTGGTCCGCGCCGGCGAGGTGCTCACCATCGTCGACGTCGGCGGCAACCAGAGCGCCGACTGCCTGCTCTACGACGCCCACGACCCCGACGAGCGGTACAGCGTGCCGGACACCCTCGCCGCACAGGGCAACGCGTACGTCCGGACCGGCACCGTCCTGATGTCGAACGAGGGCCACCCGCTGATGACCGTCGTCGCGAACGAGATCGACCGGCAGGACACCATCGGCGGCGCGTGCTCGAAGGAGTCGAACACCCTGCGGTACGGGCACCACACCCAGTACCAGCACGGCTGCCGCGAGAACTTCCTCGCCGAGGCCGGCCGCCACGGACTCGGTGCCCGCGACATCGTCTCGAACCTCAACTGGTTCATGAACGTCCCGGTCGAGGCCGACGGCGCGCTCGGCATCGTCGACGGCATGAGCGCCCCCGGCAAGCGGGTCGCGATCCGGGCCGAGCGGGACGTGCTCGTCGTCGTCTCGAACTGCCCGCAGATGAACAACCCCTGCAACGACTTCTCCTGCACACCGCTGCGCATGATCGTGGTCCAACCGTGA
- a CDS encoding urea amidolyase associated protein UAAP1, with protein MRDLHQTDSVLASRSDARAQAGSQSDHMPYLPASSSPFTPEGVDPAALVWAETVAPGGYTHKVLARGSRLRFDDPTGEACANVLVFNALEPWERLNVADTQKIPWQAYLGQGSPLLSGDGRALATVLEDTSGHHDAFCGTSTDAWNERKYGDAAPEGRTPSGRSLFAKAAAKHGLTKRDLPPSISFFQGVRIDADGAMTFTGSAGAGTHVTLVAELPLLVLVANVAHPIDPRPDYLVGPLRVHAWRGAPTTAADERFTATPELTRAYLNSIDHAEARGL; from the coding sequence ATGCGCGACCTCCACCAGACCGACAGCGTGCTCGCCTCTCGATCCGACGCACGCGCCCAGGCCGGCTCGCAGTCCGACCACATGCCGTACCTGCCGGCGTCGTCGTCACCGTTCACCCCCGAGGGCGTCGACCCCGCAGCGCTCGTCTGGGCCGAGACGGTGGCGCCGGGCGGGTACACGCACAAGGTGCTGGCCCGCGGGTCACGGCTGCGGTTCGACGACCCGACGGGTGAAGCCTGCGCCAACGTCCTGGTGTTCAACGCGCTCGAACCATGGGAGCGGCTCAACGTCGCCGACACCCAGAAGATCCCGTGGCAGGCGTACCTGGGCCAGGGTTCGCCGCTGCTGAGCGGGGACGGCAGGGCACTCGCGACCGTCCTCGAGGACACCTCAGGGCACCACGACGCGTTCTGCGGCACCTCGACCGACGCCTGGAACGAGCGGAAGTACGGCGACGCAGCACCCGAGGGGCGCACCCCGAGCGGTCGGTCGCTGTTCGCGAAGGCCGCCGCGAAGCACGGGCTCACCAAGCGGGACCTGCCGCCGAGCATCTCGTTCTTCCAGGGCGTGCGGATCGACGCCGACGGGGCGATGACCTTCACCGGTTCGGCCGGCGCGGGCACCCACGTCACGCTCGTCGCCGAGCTGCCGCTGCTCGTGCTGGTCGCCAACGTCGCGCACCCGATCGACCCGCGCCCGGACTACCTGGTCGGACCGCTGCGGGTGCACGCCTGGCGCGGGGCCCCGACGACCGCGGCCGACGAGCGGTTCACCGCGACGCCGGAGCTCACGCGCGCCTACCTGAACTCGATCGACCACGCGGAAGCCCGAGGCCTGTGA
- a CDS encoding APC family permease, whose translation MRSPQAPLHAPRATSDVDTQGLARLGYEQELHRGVGSFSSFAAGFSFVSILTTVFQLFGLGFGLGGAAFFWAWPLVFGGQLLVALNFAQLAARWPISGAIFQWSSRLAGARFGWFTGWTMIIGQILTVAVAAIAVQAVLPAIWDGFQVVGGPGADPSVASPTGAANAVALGLVMLAVTTIVNITSVRLMARVTSFGVLIEIIGVIVLIGALFLLPHRSASVVFTTAGSTSTEPYVWAFLASSLMAAYVMVGFDSAGELAEETHNPRRTTPKTIVRALTVSGLGGGLLIIGALVAAPSLTDGKLATQGLAWVITSTLGDVFGRLLLCTVAVAVFACTLAVQTAGARMVYSMAREKALPFHRTLARVSPRTGTPIAASIVVGVGAGLALAVNIGQSAIFTALSSLCIAMLYLAYLGVTGPLLVQRIKLRRTGLPTGVDEDGKPLFTLGRWGIPLNALAVAFQVGMAINLIWPRPEIYDLTGTSWWLQYSALLFIGGVLLVGWAWSRWRHRTHGPITLAEVPTTAATPVPAEA comes from the coding sequence ATGCGTTCTCCGCAAGCACCGCTCCACGCACCGCGCGCCACGTCCGACGTCGACACCCAGGGGCTCGCCCGCCTCGGCTACGAGCAGGAACTCCACCGCGGGGTCGGCTCGTTCTCCTCCTTCGCGGCGGGCTTCTCCTTCGTCTCGATCCTCACCACGGTCTTCCAGCTGTTCGGACTCGGCTTCGGGCTCGGCGGTGCTGCGTTCTTCTGGGCGTGGCCGCTGGTCTTCGGCGGCCAGCTGCTCGTCGCGCTGAACTTCGCGCAGCTCGCGGCCCGCTGGCCCATCTCGGGCGCGATCTTCCAGTGGTCGAGCCGCCTGGCCGGAGCCCGGTTCGGGTGGTTCACCGGCTGGACGATGATCATCGGCCAGATCCTCACCGTCGCGGTGGCGGCCATCGCCGTGCAGGCCGTGCTCCCCGCGATCTGGGACGGGTTCCAGGTCGTCGGCGGTCCGGGCGCGGACCCGTCCGTCGCGTCGCCGACCGGTGCCGCGAACGCGGTGGCCCTCGGGCTGGTGATGCTCGCCGTGACGACGATCGTGAACATCACGAGCGTCCGGCTGATGGCCCGCGTGACGAGCTTCGGCGTGCTCATCGAGATCATCGGCGTGATCGTGCTCATCGGCGCCCTGTTCCTGCTGCCGCACCGCAGCGCCTCCGTGGTGTTCACGACCGCCGGCTCGACGAGCACCGAGCCGTACGTGTGGGCGTTCCTGGCATCCTCGCTGATGGCCGCGTACGTGATGGTCGGATTCGACTCGGCCGGTGAGCTCGCCGAGGAGACCCACAACCCGCGCCGGACCACCCCGAAGACGATCGTCCGGGCACTCACGGTCTCCGGCCTCGGTGGTGGGCTGCTCATCATCGGCGCCCTCGTCGCCGCCCCGAGCCTGACCGACGGCAAGCTCGCCACGCAGGGGCTCGCCTGGGTGATCACCTCGACCCTCGGCGACGTCTTCGGCCGGCTCCTGCTCTGCACCGTCGCCGTCGCGGTCTTCGCCTGCACCCTCGCCGTGCAGACCGCCGGAGCCCGGATGGTCTACTCGATGGCCCGCGAGAAGGCGCTGCCCTTCCACCGCACCCTCGCCCGGGTCTCGCCCCGCACCGGCACCCCGATCGCCGCGTCGATCGTCGTCGGGGTCGGCGCCGGGCTGGCCCTCGCCGTCAACATCGGGCAGTCCGCGATCTTCACCGCGCTGTCGAGCCTGTGCATCGCGATGCTCTACCTGGCCTACCTCGGGGTCACCGGGCCGCTGCTGGTCCAGCGGATCAAGCTCCGTCGCACGGGCTTGCCGACCGGGGTGGACGAGGACGGCAAGCCACTGTTCACCCTCGGTCGCTGGGGCATCCCGCTCAACGCCCTGGCCGTGGCGTTCCAGGTCGGCATGGCGATCAACCTCATCTGGCCCCGGCCGGAGATCTACGACCTGACCGGCACCTCGTGGTGGCTGCAGTACAGCGCCCTGCTGTTCATCGGCGGCGTGCTGCTCGTCGGCTGGGCGTGGTCGCGCTGGCGGCACCGCACGCACGGGCCGATCACCCTGGCCGAGGTGCCGACCACGGCCGCCACCCCCGTGCCCGCAGAAGCCTGA
- a CDS encoding TetR/AcrR family transcriptional regulator, with protein sequence MTDRSDGPTQAPDRPRAPRGRPRATGERRAGRTTRAEILDAAAELFATQGYLETTTRQIADRVGIKQASLYYHFAEKHDIVLELLARSTSPAVAFADWLDHQEIDPVTRLAALSSFDTSVVLSTPDDIVAVFRMPGVARALRDDDAGAASLRDRYQRLAAEVLAHLGSTRTPSEQDDVDLVFGLVESVVSQRYWGRPEEREAYATAVTRGCLRLLRVPEDAIGRSVSAAAEIVARYGGDTAPGPFPVAGQHAPATA encoded by the coding sequence ATGACCGATCGATCCGACGGACCGACCCAGGCGCCCGACCGCCCACGCGCACCCCGCGGCCGCCCCCGGGCCACCGGCGAGCGGCGAGCAGGCAGGACGACCCGTGCTGAGATCCTGGACGCCGCTGCGGAGCTCTTCGCCACGCAGGGGTACCTGGAGACGACGACCCGCCAGATCGCTGATCGGGTGGGCATCAAGCAGGCCTCGCTGTACTACCACTTCGCCGAGAAGCACGACATCGTGCTCGAGCTCCTCGCGCGCTCGACCTCGCCCGCGGTCGCCTTCGCGGACTGGCTCGACCACCAGGAGATCGACCCGGTCACCCGGCTCGCCGCCCTCTCGTCGTTCGACACGTCGGTGGTGCTGTCGACGCCGGACGACATCGTCGCCGTCTTCCGGATGCCGGGGGTCGCACGGGCGCTCCGCGACGACGATGCCGGAGCCGCCTCGCTGCGGGATCGCTACCAGCGCCTCGCAGCCGAGGTGCTGGCCCACCTCGGCTCGACGAGGACGCCGTCCGAGCAGGACGACGTCGACCTCGTGTTCGGGCTCGTCGAGTCCGTCGTCTCGCAGCGGTACTGGGGGCGTCCCGAGGAACGCGAGGCGTACGCGACGGCGGTCACCCGCGGTTGCCTCCGACTCCTGCGGGTGCCCGAGGACGCGATCGGGCGCAGCGTGTCGGCAGCCGCGGAGATCGTGGCTCGGTACGGCGGCGACACCGCGCCGGGCCCCTTCCCGGTGGCGGGACAGCACGCCCCCGCCACCGCCTGA
- a CDS encoding metal-dependent hydrolase family protein produces MTPPSIHPPLLVRDVRLVDGTGGSALDHVDVEVAGDRIAGVTPTGSTSIAATAGADRLRIVDGRGRTLLPGFVDCHVHLTTSPTTTTLDAITEPESAKTLRAVPHLAATLRAGVTTVRDLAGADAGFRDAVEHGVVSGPRLLVAIRILSVTGGHGDSRTIGGLPLDDGPGAGAVGDGPDAFLRLTREVVREGADWVKVAATGGVGSPRSHPEGGGLREAEMRTVVQEVDRHGLAGVAAHAIGARGVEAAARAGVRSVEHGYLSDDRAIEAMLEHGTVLVPTLSTLLRTLSADAPPWAARKRARLAAEGAERIAAAVAAGVPVAMGTDAGIVSHGTNLAELARLVDVGLSPELAIAAGTSVAADLCGVGDDVGTVTAGKRADLVLVDGDPLTDLTVLTTPGSISLVVQAGAIVGGADDA; encoded by the coding sequence ATGACGCCGCCCTCGATCCACCCGCCCCTGCTCGTCCGTGACGTCCGGCTCGTGGACGGGACCGGCGGCTCGGCTCTCGACCACGTCGACGTCGAGGTCGCCGGCGACCGGATCGCCGGGGTGACCCCCACCGGTTCGACGAGCATCGCGGCCACTGCGGGAGCCGACCGACTCCGGATCGTCGACGGACGCGGACGCACACTGCTGCCCGGTTTCGTCGACTGCCACGTCCACCTGACGACCAGCCCGACGACGACGACGCTCGACGCCATCACGGAGCCGGAGAGTGCGAAGACGCTCCGAGCGGTCCCCCACCTCGCCGCCACGCTCCGTGCAGGCGTCACGACGGTGCGCGACCTCGCCGGCGCGGACGCCGGCTTCCGCGACGCGGTCGAGCACGGCGTCGTCAGCGGACCGCGCCTCCTCGTGGCGATCCGCATCCTGAGCGTCACCGGCGGCCACGGTGACTCCCGCACCATCGGCGGCCTCCCGCTGGACGACGGCCCCGGGGCCGGAGCCGTCGGCGACGGACCGGATGCGTTCCTGCGGCTGACGCGAGAGGTCGTGCGAGAAGGTGCCGACTGGGTCAAGGTGGCCGCCACCGGCGGTGTGGGCAGCCCGAGGAGCCACCCGGAGGGCGGCGGCCTGAGGGAAGCAGAGATGCGGACCGTCGTGCAGGAGGTCGATCGGCACGGGCTCGCCGGCGTGGCCGCACACGCCATCGGGGCGCGCGGCGTCGAGGCCGCGGCGCGCGCCGGCGTCCGGAGCGTCGAGCACGGCTACCTCAGCGACGATCGGGCGATCGAGGCGATGCTCGAGCACGGGACCGTTCTCGTCCCGACACTGTCGACCCTCCTCCGGACGCTCTCGGCCGACGCGCCGCCGTGGGCCGCCCGGAAACGCGCCAGACTCGCTGCCGAGGGGGCCGAACGGATCGCCGCAGCGGTCGCCGCCGGGGTGCCGGTCGCGATGGGCACCGACGCGGGCATCGTCTCGCACGGGACGAACCTCGCCGAGCTGGCGCGACTCGTCGACGTCGGACTCTCGCCGGAGCTGGCCATCGCCGCCGGGACGTCGGTCGCCGCGGACCTCTGCGGTGTCGGCGACGACGTCGGCACCGTGACCGCCGGCAAACGCGCCGACCTCGTGCTCGTCGACGGCGACCCGCTCACGGACCTCACCGTCCTGACGACACCCGGTAGCATCTCGCTCGTCGTCCAGGCCGGGGCGATCGTGGGAGGGGCCGACGACGCATGA
- a CDS encoding ABC transporter substrate-binding protein: MALCTPRTVTRPLTVAALLASIALTVSACSTTGSAAGSFDSTDTFTAVYLGSYSTPPDPDINYDGPGLNIIENTYEGLVAYRDGADTAEIVPELATKWSVSDDGLTYDFTLRPDVTFHDGTPFTAEAVVDSFERRTAVDGGPAYMVADVASVEPDGDHRVAVHLKAKNTAFLDYLASPFGVKMISPTVLDEHGGKDHAQEYLTTHDAGTGPYELSEVDTGSSYGMRAYDDYWGDAPAIPDVTYRIAENASSVQLELERGEVDAVLNVTSKTAYQRMSETEGLAASTFPNFTTQTLFVNPASKAFPTVDDRHRLFSAINTESVIDASMGDLEEPTSELFPAGMTDASISEQGVTHDPSALAAMADSGTTEGRTIRVGYAGSSGDGKAFADELVAEFGDVGLTAESVSYASGSAYTMTDDLEAAPDLFVMSVFPDAGHVDAWARILYTPKGGLDLFGAEVPGLTDALDDAVASGDDDAYAAIAAAVNDSGYWLSTGSLNSTTVVRDDVRGVDDAQNVLEYNVLHFAALDRD, translated from the coding sequence ATGGCCCTTTGCACCCCGCGCACCGTCACCCGTCCACTCACCGTCGCCGCGCTCCTGGCGAGCATCGCGCTCACGGTCAGCGCCTGCTCGACGACCGGTTCCGCTGCAGGGTCCTTCGACTCGACGGACACCTTCACCGCCGTCTACCTCGGGTCGTACTCGACGCCGCCGGACCCGGACATCAACTACGACGGCCCGGGTCTCAACATCATCGAGAACACCTACGAGGGCCTCGTGGCCTACCGCGACGGCGCCGACACCGCGGAGATCGTGCCGGAGCTCGCGACGAAGTGGTCGGTGTCCGACGACGGCCTGACCTACGACTTCACCCTGCGTCCCGACGTCACCTTCCACGACGGCACGCCGTTCACCGCGGAAGCGGTCGTCGACTCGTTCGAGCGCCGCACCGCCGTCGACGGTGGCCCCGCGTACATGGTCGCTGACGTCGCATCGGTGGAACCCGACGGTGACCACCGCGTCGCGGTGCACCTCAAGGCGAAGAACACGGCGTTCCTCGACTACCTCGCCTCGCCGTTCGGCGTGAAGATGATCAGCCCGACGGTCCTCGACGAACACGGCGGGAAGGACCACGCACAGGAGTACCTGACCACCCACGACGCCGGTACCGGGCCGTACGAGCTCTCGGAGGTCGACACCGGGTCGTCCTACGGGATGCGCGCCTACGACGACTACTGGGGAGACGCGCCGGCGATCCCGGACGTGACGTACCGGATCGCGGAGAACGCTTCGTCGGTGCAACTCGAACTCGAGCGCGGCGAGGTCGACGCGGTGCTCAACGTCACCTCGAAGACCGCCTACCAGCGCATGTCGGAGACCGAGGGCCTCGCCGCGTCCACGTTCCCGAACTTCACGACCCAGACCCTGTTCGTGAACCCGGCGTCGAAGGCGTTCCCCACCGTGGACGACCGTCACCGGCTCTTCAGCGCGATCAACACGGAATCGGTGATCGACGCCTCGATGGGGGACCTCGAGGAACCGACCTCCGAGCTGTTCCCCGCGGGCATGACCGACGCGTCGATCAGCGAGCAGGGCGTCACGCATGATCCGTCCGCGCTCGCCGCCATGGCCGACAGTGGTACCACCGAGGGCCGGACCATCCGGGTCGGGTACGCCGGCTCGAGCGGCGACGGCAAGGCGTTCGCGGACGAGCTCGTCGCCGAGTTCGGTGACGTCGGCCTCACGGCCGAGTCGGTCTCGTACGCCTCGGGGTCCGCCTACACGATGACGGACGACCTCGAGGCCGCTCCCGACCTCTTCGTGATGTCGGTCTTCCCCGACGCCGGGCACGTCGACGCGTGGGCTCGGATCCTCTACACCCCGAAGGGCGGCCTCGACCTCTTCGGCGCCGAGGTCCCCGGACTGACGGATGCCCTCGACGATGCGGTGGCCTCGGGTGACGACGACGCCTACGCGGCGATCGCTGCTGCGGTCAACGACTCCGGGTACTGGCTCTCGACCGGCTCGCTGAACAGCACCACGGTCGTCCGCGACGACGTCCGTGGGGTCGACGACGCGCAGAACGTCCTGGAGTACAACGTCCTGCACTTCGCCGCGCTGGACCGGGACTGA
- a CDS encoding ATP-binding cassette domain-containing protein, which produces MTSTAASAQSTTPADPPDPPDPVVRVADLRVVLHRDGAPVEALRGVDLEVAPGEVLGLVGESGSGKTVLGLTLMALLPAAARPVVSGTVRIAGEDIVGTTAEHDRVVRKEHIGAVFQDPMTSLDPTMTIGAALAEVARNRAHVLELLTDVGIPDPAERLGAYPHNLSGGLRQRVMIALALARNPSLIIADEPTTALDVTVQAQILALLRRLRAERGCSVVFVTHDLGVAAELCDRVAVMYRGEIVESGPTAMVLEKPQHPYTRGLLASRIDLGTPRDRPVPSAHDADRVDDLPALWPQVVLGDTAVELRGVERTFRSGPVWRRRSVEAVRGVDLTVRAGESLALVGESGCGKSTTMRIIAGLDTASAGTVSVFGSGRPQMVFQDAGASLTPWLSVGEMLAERVRAARRGVAAGAVAEAVHEVLDRVGLPQDIARVRATALSGGQRQRVAIARAVIVPPSVLLCDEPTSALDASLASTVLNLLGRIRRELGMTMLFVTHDLAAARIVSDRIAVMRQGRIVETGDADDLCAAPRHAYTAALLAAIPGDRLSLARTGKDRP; this is translated from the coding sequence GTGACCAGCACAGCAGCGTCCGCGCAGAGCACGACACCAGCCGATCCGCCCGATCCGCCCGACCCGGTCGTCCGCGTCGCCGACCTCCGCGTCGTCCTGCACCGTGACGGAGCGCCCGTCGAAGCGCTCCGGGGTGTCGACCTCGAGGTCGCGCCGGGCGAGGTACTCGGGCTCGTCGGCGAGTCCGGTTCGGGGAAGACCGTCCTCGGCCTCACCCTGATGGCGTTGCTCCCTGCGGCTGCTCGCCCGGTGGTGAGCGGCACGGTCCGGATCGCCGGCGAGGACATCGTCGGAACCACCGCCGAGCACGACCGTGTGGTCCGCAAGGAGCACATCGGTGCCGTGTTCCAGGACCCGATGACCTCGCTCGACCCCACCATGACGATCGGCGCCGCGCTCGCCGAGGTCGCCCGCAATCGTGCCCACGTGCTGGAGCTGCTCACCGACGTGGGCATCCCCGACCCGGCCGAGCGGCTCGGGGCGTACCCGCACAACCTGTCCGGCGGTCTCCGCCAACGGGTCATGATCGCGCTGGCGCTCGCGAGGAACCCCTCACTCATCATCGCCGACGAACCGACCACCGCACTCGACGTCACCGTGCAGGCCCAGATCCTCGCGCTCCTGCGCCGTCTCCGTGCCGAACGCGGGTGCTCGGTCGTCTTCGTCACCCACGATCTCGGCGTCGCGGCCGAACTCTGCGACCGCGTTGCGGTGATGTACCGAGGCGAGATCGTGGAGAGCGGGCCCACGGCGATGGTCCTCGAGAAGCCTCAGCACCCCTACACCCGGGGGCTCCTGGCCTCCCGCATCGACCTGGGCACCCCTCGGGACCGACCGGTGCCGTCCGCGCACGACGCGGACCGGGTGGACGACCTGCCCGCGCTCTGGCCGCAGGTCGTGCTGGGCGACACCGCCGTGGAACTCCGCGGTGTGGAACGGACCTTCCGCAGCGGACCGGTGTGGCGCCGGCGGTCGGTCGAAGCCGTCCGCGGCGTCGACCTCACTGTCCGGGCTGGTGAGTCCCTGGCGCTGGTCGGGGAGAGCGGCTGCGGCAAGTCCACGACCATGCGGATCATCGCGGGGCTGGACACCGCCAGCGCTGGGACGGTGTCCGTGTTCGGTTCCGGGCGTCCGCAGATGGTCTTCCAGGACGCCGGGGCCTCGCTCACGCCGTGGTTGTCGGTCGGCGAGATGCTCGCCGAACGCGTCCGCGCGGCGCGGCGCGGGGTCGCCGCCGGTGCGGTCGCGGAGGCGGTGCACGAGGTGCTCGACCGGGTGGGGCTCCCGCAGGACATCGCCCGGGTCCGCGCCACTGCGCTCTCCGGCGGGCAACGGCAACGGGTCGCGATCGCCCGAGCCGTCATCGTGCCGCCGTCGGTGCTCCTGTGCGACGAGCCGACGAGCGCCCTCGACGCTTCGCTCGCCTCCACCGTGCTGAACCTGCTCGGGCGGATCCGACGCGAGCTCGGGATGACCATGCTCTTCGTCACCCATGACCTCGCCGCCGCGCGGATCGTCTCGGACCGCATCGCTGTGATGCGACAGGGGCGGATCGTCGAGACCGGCGACGCTGATGACCTGTGCGCCGCCCCACGGCACGCCTACACCGCTGCGCTCCTCGCGGCGATCCCCGGCGATCGACTCTCGCTCGCCCGGACCGGGAAGGACCGCCCGTGA
- a CDS encoding ABC transporter permease, with protein sequence MTVTTTASLRPTDRRWQRVTAIRRRGRTVDLVAISALGVVVVVALLAPVIAPYSPVLRSGTAFLPPGSAGHLLGTDALGYDMLSRVLHGLRASLVAAFIVIASGVVFGTVVGLLAGSLGRWADNLLMRFTDLFLAMPGLVIALAVAAALGRGYWSALLGIAVVWWPMYARLVRGEIRAWAARPHLEAAVIGGIGWWRRTTRHLLPGVTSTIVVTASLDIGGLIVALSALSFLGLSSPAPAPELGAMAAQGAQYLLEYWWIPVVPGLAVAVVSFLANLAGDGVRDLVSR encoded by the coding sequence GTGACCGTCACCACCACCGCGTCGTTGCGACCGACCGACCGACGCTGGCAGCGCGTCACCGCCATCCGACGGCGCGGACGCACCGTCGACCTCGTGGCCATCAGCGCGCTGGGCGTCGTCGTGGTCGTCGCGCTCCTCGCTCCCGTGATCGCCCCCTACAGCCCGGTGCTGCGGTCCGGGACAGCGTTCCTCCCCCCGGGCTCGGCAGGGCACCTGCTCGGCACCGACGCGCTCGGCTACGACATGCTCTCGCGGGTGCTCCACGGCCTGCGCGCGAGCCTCGTCGCCGCGTTCATCGTGATCGCCAGCGGGGTCGTGTTCGGCACCGTGGTCGGGCTGCTCGCCGGTTCACTCGGGCGATGGGCCGACAACCTGCTCATGCGCTTCACCGACCTGTTCCTCGCGATGCCCGGACTCGTCATCGCCCTCGCCGTCGCGGCCGCGCTCGGCCGGGGGTACTGGAGCGCACTGCTCGGCATCGCGGTCGTCTGGTGGCCGATGTACGCGCGGCTCGTGCGAGGAGAGATCCGCGCGTGGGCTGCCCGCCCGCACCTCGAAGCCGCCGTCATCGGTGGGATCGGATGGTGGCGCAGGACCACACGGCATCTCCTGCCCGGCGTGACCTCGACCATCGTGGTCACCGCGAGCCTCGACATCGGCGGGCTCATCGTCGCGCTCTCCGCACTCTCCTTCCTGGGTCTCAGTTCGCCCGCTCCCGCACCGGAACTCGGTGCCATGGCGGCGCAGGGCGCCCAGTACCTGCTGGAGTACTGGTGGATCCCGGTGGTGCCGGGGCTCGCCGTGGCGGTCGTCTCGTTCCTGGCGAACCTCGCCGGGGACGGTGTCCGAGACCTGGTGAGCCGATGA
- a CDS encoding ABC transporter permease, whose amino-acid sequence MDPRHRPPARCGVRVPDTVTRWRGAGVVRIVLLSGAAAPTFLLASVGLLFLYGKLGLVPANGRSSFTESSPGPTGLLVVDAVLAGRVDVAGDAVWHLLLPAACAAVSPAVAIGRVLVDGLRTNLVADHARTARSAGMRESAVLLRHALRNALGPTLSMIGLQAGMLLGGLVVVEKIVGWPGLGSYLDRSVQSSDFPGIAGVALLLGVSFVVLNTVVDLLQVVVDRRLALA is encoded by the coding sequence GTGGACCCTCGCCATCGCCCTCCTGCTCGGTGCGGCGTTCGCGTTCCTGACACGGTCACCCGTTGGCGCGGTGCCGGTGTCGTCAGGATCGTCCTCCTGTCCGGTGCGGCGGCCCCGACCTTCCTGCTCGCATCCGTCGGCCTCCTGTTCCTCTACGGGAAGCTCGGACTCGTCCCCGCCAACGGCCGCTCCTCGTTCACGGAGTCCTCTCCCGGACCCACGGGGTTGCTCGTCGTCGACGCGGTCCTCGCCGGGCGGGTCGACGTCGCCGGTGACGCCGTCTGGCACCTCCTCCTCCCCGCAGCCTGCGCTGCGGTGTCGCCCGCGGTCGCGATCGGTCGGGTGCTGGTGGACGGCTTGCGGACGAACCTCGTCGCCGACCACGCGCGCACCGCGCGTTCCGCAGGGATGCGCGAGAGCGCCGTCCTCCTCCGGCACGCGCTCCGGAACGCCCTCGGTCCGACGCTGTCGATGATCGGACTGCAGGCCGGGATGCTCCTCGGTGGACTGGTCGTCGTCGAAAAGATCGTCGGTTGGCCCGGACTCGGGAGCTACCTGGACCGTTCGGTCCAGTCGAGCGACTTCCCGGGCATCGCGGGCGTCGCGCTGCTGCTCGGCGTCTCGTTCGTCGTCCTGAACACCGTCGTCGACCTGCTGCAGGTCGTCGTCGACCGCCGGCTGGCGCTCGCCTGA
- a CDS encoding cysteine hydrolase family protein, with protein sequence MNVTGNTVLIVVDIQGGNVPKDANRTEIPSMEGRADRVPRVTEIIRRFRENDLPVVFIQEVHKPSLVDIGRELDGTEGPHCVEGWPETELAEHIDPRPEEFLIKKRRYSAFFGTELEIVLKAYKAETVVLVGGLTDVCVHYTAVDAHQHDYRFRVVTDGVGGSTQQAHDNALAAMQYLQRDALVTTADVTAWLDDVEADALEPVR encoded by the coding sequence GTGAACGTCACCGGCAACACCGTGCTCATCGTCGTCGACATCCAGGGAGGGAACGTGCCGAAGGATGCCAACCGGACCGAGATCCCTTCCATGGAGGGCCGAGCGGACCGAGTGCCGCGCGTGACCGAGATCATCCGACGCTTCCGCGAGAACGACCTGCCCGTGGTCTTCATCCAGGAGGTGCACAAGCCCTCGCTCGTCGACATCGGCCGCGAGCTGGACGGGACGGAGGGGCCGCACTGTGTCGAGGGGTGGCCGGAGACGGAGCTCGCCGAGCACATCGATCCGCGGCCGGAGGAGTTCCTGATCAAGAAGCGCCGGTACTCGGCCTTCTTCGGGACCGAGCTCGAGATCGTGCTGAAGGCGTACAAGGCCGAGACCGTGGTGCTGGTCGGCGGTCTCACCGACGTCTGTGTGCACTACACGGCCGTCGATGCCCACCAGCACGACTACCGGTTCCGCGTCGTGACCGACGGCGTCGGCGGATCGACACAGCAAGCGCACGACAACGCGCTGGCGGCCATGCAGTACCTCCAGCGCGACGCGCTCGTCACGACGGCCGATGTGACCGCCTGGCTGGACGACGTCGAGGCCGACGCGCTCGAGCCGGTCCGGTGA